A genomic region of Desulfomicrobium escambiense DSM 10707 contains the following coding sequences:
- the fliQ gene encoding flagellar biosynthesis protein FliQ gives MTPEFVIGFARQSIELTLAISLPMLGVGLGVGVLVSILQAATQIQEMTLTFVPKIIAVFVALLISFPWIMDKMITFTQDVFLNFPQYIK, from the coding sequence ATGACCCCCGAATTCGTGATAGGTTTCGCGCGGCAGTCCATCGAATTGACCCTGGCCATCTCCCTGCCCATGCTGGGCGTGGGCCTGGGGGTCGGCGTGCTGGTCAGCATCCTGCAGGCCGCGACCCAGATTCAGGAGATGACGCTGACCTTCGTGCCCAAGATCATCGCCGTCTTCGTGGCGCTGCTCATCTCCTTCCCCTGGATCATGGACAAGATGATCACCTTCACCCAGGACGTGTTCCTGAACTTCCCGCAGTACATCAAGTAG
- a CDS encoding LysM peptidoglycan-binding domain-containing protein has product MTVDIRVILLAVLLALAGCMPAKQAQNPASVGPGVDVTAQDAGEGADASADSGNATQEASAQDEDSEYVDVLQGREDLPADSVLSAEEKSILDAQMSFPVALDTDDNAEVQRYFHYYAHTHRGTMEGWLKRAQNYLPHIRARFLAEGLPEDLIYLPFAESGFNPFAVSSAGAGGIWQFMPQTGRIYGLTVDSWVDERRDPYMATEAAIAYLKKLYAEFGDWPLALAAYNAGEGAVGRALKKTGSEDYFSLCEASDDLKQETKLYVPKFLALVKVARNLEKLGFEPLDLDRRTATPSKLKAAPGTDLQAMARSIGVDWKSFRELNPALRKQEAPPTRTIQIAVPGHLVAQAQEFLKKPVIVKRTEYASHRVQPGDTWWGVAKKFNVPVKDLQKANTVRKLSVGQVLRVPGQSSGEEAPAVAETKMWASKRANYVVRQGDTVWSIAKQFEADPSTLLQANGLRGSTTLKVGQKLFVPDAGRAETKKAQAQADTVRKDLVSYQVRQGDTLWSIAKRFGVSAQDLLSWNKLAANTHIRPGDQLKVYSR; this is encoded by the coding sequence TTGACAGTCGATATACGAGTGATCCTGCTCGCCGTCCTGCTGGCTCTTGCCGGGTGTATGCCCGCCAAGCAGGCCCAGAACCCGGCCTCTGTCGGACCGGGTGTGGACGTGACGGCGCAGGACGCCGGAGAGGGAGCGGACGCATCCGCCGACTCCGGCAACGCAACCCAGGAAGCTTCCGCCCAGGACGAGGACTCCGAGTACGTCGATGTTCTGCAGGGCCGGGAGGACCTCCCCGCGGACAGCGTGCTGTCCGCCGAGGAAAAAAGCATCCTCGATGCGCAGATGTCCTTTCCTGTCGCCTTGGATACCGATGATAATGCGGAAGTCCAGCGCTATTTTCACTACTACGCCCACACCCACCGGGGGACCATGGAGGGGTGGCTCAAGCGGGCCCAGAACTACCTGCCGCACATCAGGGCGCGTTTTCTGGCCGAAGGCCTCCCCGAGGACCTCATCTACCTGCCCTTCGCCGAGAGCGGGTTCAACCCCTTTGCCGTCTCTTCGGCCGGCGCCGGCGGCATCTGGCAGTTCATGCCCCAGACCGGCCGGATATACGGGCTGACCGTGGACAGTTGGGTGGACGAGCGGCGCGACCCGTACATGGCCACCGAGGCGGCCATCGCGTACCTGAAGAAGCTGTATGCGGAGTTCGGGGACTGGCCTTTGGCCCTGGCGGCGTACAATGCCGGCGAGGGTGCGGTCGGTCGGGCCTTGAAGAAGACCGGAAGCGAGGACTACTTTTCCCTGTGCGAGGCCTCCGACGACCTGAAGCAGGAAACGAAACTGTACGTTCCCAAGTTTCTCGCCCTAGTCAAAGTGGCCAGGAACCTGGAGAAGCTGGGCTTTGAGCCCCTCGATCTCGACAGGCGGACCGCGACGCCCTCAAAGCTGAAGGCCGCGCCGGGTACGGATCTACAGGCCATGGCCCGAAGCATCGGCGTAGACTGGAAGTCCTTCCGGGAGCTGAACCCCGCCCTGCGCAAGCAGGAGGCTCCGCCCACGCGGACCATACAGATCGCGGTGCCCGGCCATCTCGTGGCCCAGGCCCAGGAGTTCCTGAAGAAGCCGGTCATCGTCAAACGCACGGAGTACGCCAGCCACAGGGTGCAGCCCGGCGATACTTGGTGGGGTGTGGCCAAGAAGTTCAACGTGCCGGTCAAGGATCTGCAGAAGGCCAACACGGTCAGGAAACTGAGCGTGGGGCAGGTGTTGCGCGTGCCCGGCCAGTCGTCGGGCGAAGAGGCTCCTGCCGTGGCGGAGACGAAGATGTGGGCTTCGAAGCGGGCCAACTATGTGGTCCGCCAGGGCGATACGGTATGGTCCATCGCCAAGCAGTTCGAGGCGGATCCCTCGACCCTGCTGCAGGCCAACGGGTTGCGCGGCTCAACGACCCTCAAGGTCGGCCAGAAGCTGTTCGTACCCGATGCGGGCCGCGCGGAGACCAAAAAGGCCCAGGCCCAGGCGGATACCGTGCGCAAGGATCTCGTCAGCTACCAGGTTCGGCAGGGCGATACCTTGTGGTCCATCGCCAAGCGTTTCGGCGTGAGCGCGCAGGATCTGCTCAGCTGGAACAAGCTGGCGGCCAACACCCATATCCGGCCCGGCGACCAGCTCAAGGTCTATTCCCGCTAA
- a CDS encoding DNA-3-methyladenine glycosylase I: MIRCPWVDPAKPDYVRYHDEEWGVPVRDDRTLFEYLVLESAQAGLSWYTVLRKREGYRAAFAGFDPQAVAGFTPAEVERLMTDPGIIRNRRKIEAAIGNARAFLRVRESFGSFAEYLWRFVDGRPIVHTLRTLTDYPVTIAQSDALARDLKSRGFAFLGPTTCYAFMQATGLVNDHSLDCFRRSELLETSAGS; the protein is encoded by the coding sequence GTGATCCGCTGCCCCTGGGTCGACCCGGCCAAGCCCGACTACGTCCGCTACCACGACGAGGAGTGGGGCGTCCCGGTCCGCGACGACCGCACGCTGTTTGAATACTTGGTCCTCGAGTCCGCCCAGGCCGGGCTTTCCTGGTACACGGTGCTGCGCAAGCGCGAGGGCTACCGGGCGGCCTTCGCCGGATTCGACCCGCAGGCCGTGGCCGGCTTCACGCCGGCCGAGGTGGAGCGGCTCATGACGGACCCCGGCATCATCCGCAACCGCCGCAAGATCGAGGCCGCCATCGGCAACGCCCGCGCCTTCCTGCGGGTGCGGGAGAGCTTCGGTTCCTTCGCCGAGTACCTGTGGCGGTTCGTGGACGGACGTCCCATTGTTCACACCCTGCGCACCCTGACCGACTATCCCGTGACCATCGCCCAGTCCGACGCCCTGGCCAGGGACCTCAAATCCAGGGGCTTCGCCTTTCTCGGCCCCACGACCTGCTACGCCTTCATGCAGGCCACCGGCCTGGTCAACGACCACAGCCTCGACTGCTTCCGCCGGAGCGAACTGCTGGAAACTTCCGCAGGATCGTGA
- a CDS encoding 3-methyl-2-oxobutanoate dehydrogenase subunit VorB has protein sequence MSTPKRIFVKGNEAISRGALAAGMKCFFGYPITPQNDIPEFLSQALPEAGGEFVQAESEVAAANMLMGAAACGIRSMTSSSSPGVSLKQEAISYMAGSEIPGVIVNVSRGGPGLGDIGPSQGDYFQAVKGGGHGDYKLLVLAPGTVQEAYDLTIKAFDLAFKYRNPVMVLADAIIGQMKEPVVPWVPENIDPAEGQDWGLQGAVNRPPRLIKSLFLDDGALAGQNLKLQAKYQTMQAEADQELFLTEDAELIVVAFGSIGRIAKSTVRKLRAQGKKVGLVRPITLFPFPSDVLLGLAKQGKRFLTIEHNMGQMVEDVRLAIRTVADSAFHAQLPGNLPTPDDFEEPILKALEG, from the coding sequence ATGAGCACTCCCAAGCGCATCTTCGTCAAGGGCAACGAGGCCATCTCCCGCGGCGCCCTGGCCGCCGGGATGAAGTGCTTTTTCGGCTACCCCATCACGCCCCAGAACGACATCCCCGAGTTCCTGTCCCAGGCCCTGCCCGAAGCCGGCGGCGAATTCGTGCAGGCCGAGAGCGAAGTGGCCGCGGCCAACATGCTCATGGGCGCGGCGGCCTGCGGCATCCGCTCCATGACCTCCTCGTCGAGCCCGGGCGTGTCCCTCAAGCAGGAGGCCATCTCCTACATGGCCGGCAGCGAGATCCCCGGCGTCATCGTCAACGTCAGCCGCGGCGGACCGGGCCTGGGCGACATCGGCCCGTCCCAGGGCGACTACTTCCAGGCCGTCAAGGGCGGCGGGCACGGCGACTACAAGCTCCTGGTCCTGGCCCCCGGCACGGTGCAGGAAGCCTACGACCTGACCATCAAGGCCTTCGACCTGGCCTTCAAGTACAGAAACCCGGTCATGGTCCTGGCCGACGCCATCATCGGACAGATGAAGGAGCCGGTGGTACCGTGGGTGCCGGAAAACATCGATCCGGCCGAAGGGCAGGACTGGGGCCTGCAGGGCGCCGTGAACCGTCCCCCGCGGCTCATCAAGTCCCTCTTCCTCGACGACGGGGCCCTGGCCGGCCAAAACCTGAAGCTCCAGGCCAAATACCAGACCATGCAGGCCGAGGCGGACCAGGAACTGTTCCTGACCGAGGACGCCGAACTCATCGTCGTGGCCTTCGGCTCCATCGGCCGCATCGCCAAGAGCACCGTGCGCAAGCTGCGCGCCCAGGGCAAGAAGGTCGGCCTGGTGCGGCCCATCACCCTGTTCCCGTTCCCGTCGGACGTGCTGCTTGGCCTGGCCAAGCAGGGCAAGCGCTTCCTGACCATCGAGCACAACATGGGTCAGATGGTCGAGGACGTGCGACTGGCCATTCGCACCGTGGCGGACTCGGCGTTCCACGCCCAGCTTCCGGGCAACCTGCCGACGCCGGACGATTTCGAAGAACCCATCTTGAAGGCGCTGGAGGGCTGA
- a CDS encoding thiamine pyrophosphate-dependent enzyme, producing the protein MTQEIRVTNYPEVLTDRPTHYCPGCHHGTAHRLVAEAITDLGLVDKSILIGSIGCSVFIYNYLSLDAIESPHGRAPAVATGVKRARPDKIVFTYQGDGDLASIGMAEIMHCANRGENITTIFVNNTVYGMTGGQMAPTTLVGQKTTTCPGGRCRENEGMPIRMTEIIASLGGVAYAERVAVNNVKNIMKAKKAVAKAFEYQTKEIGFSFVEILATCPTNWHMTPLQANKRVETEMIPYFPLGNFKDVLAKEEK; encoded by the coding sequence ATGACCCAGGAAATTCGCGTCACCAACTACCCCGAGGTCCTCACCGACCGGCCGACCCACTACTGCCCCGGCTGTCACCACGGCACGGCGCACCGCCTGGTGGCCGAGGCCATCACCGATCTGGGCCTGGTGGACAAAAGCATCCTCATCGGCTCCATCGGCTGTTCGGTCTTCATCTACAACTACCTGTCGCTGGACGCCATCGAGTCGCCCCACGGCCGCGCCCCGGCGGTGGCCACAGGCGTCAAGCGCGCCCGGCCGGACAAGATCGTCTTCACCTACCAGGGCGACGGCGACCTGGCCTCCATCGGCATGGCCGAGATCATGCACTGCGCCAACCGCGGCGAGAACATCACCACGATCTTCGTCAACAACACGGTCTACGGCATGACCGGCGGCCAGATGGCCCCGACCACCCTGGTCGGCCAGAAGACCACCACCTGCCCCGGCGGCCGCTGCCGCGAGAACGAGGGCATGCCCATCCGCATGACCGAGATCATCGCCTCCCTGGGCGGCGTGGCCTACGCCGAACGCGTGGCCGTGAACAACGTCAAGAACATCATGAAGGCCAAGAAGGCCGTGGCCAAGGCCTTCGAGTACCAGACGAAGGAAATCGGCTTCTCCTTCGTGGAGATCCTGGCCACCTGCCCGACCAACTGGCACATGACGCCGCTGCAGGCCAACAAGCGCGTGGAAACGGAAATGATCCCCTACTTCCCCCTGGGCAACTTCAAGGACGTGCTGGCAAAGGAGGAGAAATGA
- a CDS encoding PAS domain-containing protein gives MKKRPDEPASDTTSLRDKIVGLSESSGRKSYYPMLQQKIRELQNEISERWRAENTLRQTLARISRQQAVMAEISTDPNVFHGRLRDAAPMITVKMSHALEVSRTALWIRQGERFICLDKFDARYDAHSSGQILRLEEFPTYHAAIVREVVAVDNVHTDPRTMAFASSYLAPHGIESMLDVPVQIEGEIAGIISFEHTASPRAWQPDEITFAGRVADQVALIMENKRRRMAEERLREAHAELTRNFRFTEVLLDAIPIPLFYKDSSLRYLGCNRAFTEVMGISREELQGKTTRDLWPDLSPTYEENDHSLLRGAPRSTYEAKVRGKDGQLREVIFAKQVFFDERNRTDGIIGSFVDITERIRSEKESQRLRTLLSNIINSMPSMLIGVDADGRIAQWNQQAASVTGVSEEEARGKPLGEIVPWLEPEMRRIRQSIADKKPFFEGKLRRIVDGETHFEDVTIYPLISNGVEGAVIRIDDVTDKVRIEDVLVQSEKMLSVGGLAAGMAHEINNPLASIMGNAQVLETRLTHPLPQNAAAAQEAGISMEALRTYLELRGIPKMLLSIRSSGAQAAQIVSNMLSFSRKSDATLVPEDITAIVDKTLELASTDYNLKKNYDFKKIQIIREYEPDLPRILGSVSKLQQVFLNLFRNGAEAMGEKRYPGGQGPRFTLRARNNPPWVRIELEDNGPGLEEPVRKRIFEPFFTTKPVDKGTGLGLSVSYFIVTEDHAGVMSVQTALGEWTRFIIDLPVAPPAK, from the coding sequence ATGAAGAAGCGACCTGACGAGCCGGCGAGCGACACGACGTCCCTGCGCGACAAGATAGTCGGCCTGAGCGAGTCCTCGGGCCGAAAGAGCTATTATCCCATGCTGCAGCAGAAGATCCGGGAGCTGCAGAACGAGATCTCCGAAAGGTGGCGCGCTGAAAACACCCTGCGGCAGACTCTGGCGCGCATCAGCCGCCAGCAGGCCGTCATGGCCGAGATTTCTACGGACCCCAACGTGTTCCACGGGCGGTTGCGGGACGCGGCCCCCATGATCACCGTCAAGATGAGCCATGCCCTGGAGGTCAGCCGGACGGCACTCTGGATCAGGCAGGGAGAACGGTTCATCTGCCTGGACAAATTCGATGCCCGCTACGACGCCCACAGTTCCGGCCAGATCCTCAGGCTCGAGGAGTTCCCGACGTACCATGCGGCCATAGTCCGGGAAGTCGTAGCCGTGGACAACGTGCACACGGATCCCCGGACCATGGCCTTCGCCTCGTCCTACCTCGCTCCCCACGGCATCGAGTCCATGCTCGACGTGCCCGTGCAGATCGAAGGCGAAATCGCCGGCATCATCTCCTTCGAACACACCGCAAGTCCCCGCGCCTGGCAGCCCGACGAGATCACCTTCGCCGGCCGCGTCGCCGACCAGGTGGCGCTGATCATGGAGAACAAACGCAGGCGCATGGCCGAGGAGCGGCTCAGGGAGGCCCACGCCGAACTGACCAGGAACTTCCGTTTCACGGAAGTTCTCCTCGACGCCATCCCCATCCCCCTGTTCTACAAGGACTCGAGCCTGCGCTATCTCGGCTGCAACCGCGCCTTCACCGAGGTCATGGGCATAAGCCGCGAGGAGCTGCAAGGAAAGACCACACGGGACCTATGGCCGGACCTTTCACCCACATATGAGGAAAACGACCACTCCCTGCTGCGCGGCGCGCCCAGAAGCACATACGAGGCCAAGGTCCGCGGCAAGGACGGACAGCTGCGCGAGGTCATCTTCGCCAAGCAGGTCTTTTTCGACGAGCGCAACCGCACGGACGGCATCATCGGCTCCTTCGTGGACATCACGGAGCGCATCCGCTCGGAAAAGGAATCGCAGCGTCTGCGGACACTGCTGTCGAACATCATCAACTCCATGCCGTCCATGCTCATCGGCGTGGACGCCGACGGCCGCATCGCACAATGGAACCAGCAGGCAGCCAGCGTGACGGGCGTCTCCGAAGAAGAGGCCCGCGGCAAGCCCCTCGGGGAGATCGTGCCGTGGCTCGAACCGGAGATGCGCAGAATCCGTCAGTCCATCGCCGACAAGAAGCCCTTTTTCGAGGGGAAACTGCGCAGAATCGTGGACGGGGAGACGCATTTCGAGGACGTGACCATCTATCCCCTCATCAGCAACGGCGTGGAGGGCGCGGTCATCCGCATCGACGACGTGACGGACAAAGTCCGCATCGAGGACGTGCTGGTCCAGTCGGAAAAGATGCTCTCCGTCGGCGGGCTTGCCGCCGGCATGGCGCACGAGATCAACAATCCGCTGGCATCCATCATGGGCAACGCGCAGGTCCTGGAGACGCGCCTGACCCATCCCCTGCCGCAGAACGCTGCCGCGGCCCAGGAAGCAGGCATCTCAATGGAGGCCCTGCGCACCTACCTGGAGTTGCGGGGAATTCCGAAAATGCTCCTGTCCATCCGCAGCTCCGGGGCCCAGGCGGCGCAGATCGTCAGCAACATGCTCAGCTTCAGCCGCAAGAGCGACGCGACCCTTGTCCCGGAGGACATCACCGCCATCGTGGACAAGACCCTGGAACTGGCCAGTACGGACTATAACCTGAAAAAGAACTACGACTTCAAGAAAATACAGATCATCAGAGAGTACGAACCGGACCTGCCCAGAATTCTGGGTTCCGTGAGCAAGCTGCAGCAGGTCTTCCTGAATCTGTTCCGGAACGGAGCCGAGGCCATGGGGGAGAAGAGATATCCCGGAGGGCAGGGACCACGCTTCACCCTGCGGGCGCGGAACAACCCGCCCTGGGTGCGGATCGAACTGGAGGACAACGGACCGGGACTCGAAGAACCGGTACGCAAGCGCATCTTCGAGCCGTTCTTCACCACCAAGCCCGTGGACAAGGGCACAGGCCTCGGCCTGTCCGTGTCCTATTTCATCGTCACCGAGGACCACGCCGGCGTGATGAGCGTGCAGACGGCCCTGGGCGAATGGACACGCTTCATCATCGACCTGCCCGTCGCACCACCCGCGAAATAA
- a CDS encoding 4Fe-4S binding protein produces the protein MPSRVEFREDRCKGCLLCTEVCPTGIIQQSSRFNQKGYKVVEITPERMNECKGCAFCAMMCPDFCINVFTTKQAKGGKK, from the coding sequence ATGCCTAGCAGAGTCGAGTTCCGGGAGGACCGCTGCAAGGGCTGCCTGCTCTGCACCGAGGTCTGCCCGACCGGCATCATCCAGCAATCGAGTCGGTTCAACCAGAAGGGGTACAAGGTCGTGGAGATCACCCCCGAAAGGATGAACGAATGCAAGGGCTGCGCGTTCTGCGCCATGATGTGCCCTGATTTCTGCATCAACGTCTTCACGACGAAGCAGGCCAAAGGAGGAAAGAAATGA
- a CDS encoding 2-oxoacid:acceptor oxidoreductase family protein translates to MSIYQDAIIAGFGGQGVMLIGNLLAYAGMDAGLNVTYIPVYGPEMRGGTANCTVVVSDDVIGSPIIRSPVSLIIMNGPSLDKFQPRLQDGGTLILNSSLIDPAKTEKDRVKVYAVPVNEIADGLGNARMANMVAIGAYVQATGVLPVKQVQDSLESVISAHYSHMIPKNAAAIQAGADYVIANGQYK, encoded by the coding sequence ATGAGCATTTACCAGGATGCAATCATCGCCGGGTTCGGCGGCCAGGGCGTCATGCTCATCGGCAATCTCCTGGCCTACGCGGGCATGGATGCGGGCCTCAACGTGACCTACATCCCGGTCTACGGCCCCGAGATGCGCGGCGGCACGGCCAACTGCACCGTCGTTGTCTCCGACGACGTCATCGGTTCGCCCATCATCCGCTCGCCCGTGAGCCTCATCATCATGAACGGCCCGTCCCTGGACAAGTTCCAGCCGAGGCTGCAGGACGGCGGGACGCTCATTCTCAACTCGTCCCTCATCGACCCGGCCAAGACCGAAAAGGACAGGGTCAAGGTCTACGCCGTGCCCGTCAACGAGATCGCCGACGGCCTGGGCAACGCCCGCATGGCCAACATGGTGGCCATCGGGGCCTACGTGCAGGCCACGGGCGTCCTGCCGGTCAAGCAGGTTCAGGACAGCCTCGAGTCGGTCATCTCGGCCCACTACAGCCACATGATCCCCAAGAACGCGGCGGCCATCCAGGCCGGCGCGGACTACGTCATCGCCAACGGCCAGTACAAGTAG
- the ercA gene encoding alcohol dehydrogenase-like regulatory protein ErcA, translating into MSFTELRKFVAPETIFGVGALLVAGQYASKFGMMRPLVVTDPGIVEAGWAGKVIESLAAFDIEGVLFSAVSPNPRAEEVMAGAMTYMEHGCDGLVAVGGGSPMDCAKGIGIVVSNGGHILDYEGVDKIIVPMPPLIGIPTTAGTSADVSQFAIINDTERKTKIAIISKTIIPDVALIDPQTLTTKSPYLVACTGMDALVHAIEAFVSSAHSPMSDLHALEAIRLVTSSLLASLQNPGDMELRAKTMLGSMQAGLAFSNASLGAVHAMAHSLGGYKDLPHGECNAMLLPHVIDFNFPAAPERFRIIAEAMGIDCRGLNNKEVRTRLLHAMIELRNAVGIRQHLGQKGIRTGDIPVLSAKAVLDPCLVTNPKTATTRDIQVIYEEAT; encoded by the coding sequence ATGAGCTTCACCGAACTGCGCAAATTCGTCGCCCCTGAAACGATCTTCGGCGTCGGCGCCCTGCTCGTAGCCGGGCAGTACGCCAGCAAGTTCGGCATGATGCGGCCGCTCGTGGTGACCGACCCCGGGATTGTTGAGGCGGGCTGGGCCGGCAAGGTCATAGAGAGCCTGGCTGCCTTCGATATCGAAGGGGTCCTGTTCTCCGCGGTCTCGCCGAACCCCAGGGCCGAGGAAGTCATGGCTGGGGCCATGACGTACATGGAGCACGGCTGCGACGGCCTGGTGGCCGTGGGCGGCGGCAGCCCCATGGACTGCGCCAAGGGCATCGGCATCGTGGTCTCCAACGGCGGCCACATCCTGGATTACGAGGGCGTGGACAAGATCATCGTGCCCATGCCGCCGCTCATCGGCATCCCGACCACGGCCGGCACCTCGGCCGACGTGTCGCAGTTCGCCATCATCAACGACACCGAGCGCAAGACCAAGATCGCCATCATCAGCAAGACCATCATCCCCGATGTGGCGCTCATCGATCCTCAGACCCTGACCACCAAGAGCCCCTACCTCGTGGCCTGCACCGGCATGGACGCCCTGGTCCACGCCATCGAGGCCTTCGTCTCCAGCGCCCATTCGCCCATGAGCGACCTGCACGCCCTGGAGGCCATCCGGCTTGTGACGAGCAGCCTCCTGGCATCCCTGCAGAACCCCGGCGACATGGAACTGCGCGCCAAGACCATGCTCGGCAGCATGCAGGCCGGCCTGGCCTTCTCCAATGCCAGCCTCGGAGCGGTCCACGCCATGGCCCACAGTCTGGGCGGCTACAAGGACCTGCCCCACGGCGAATGCAACGCCATGCTCCTGCCCCACGTCATCGACTTCAACTTCCCGGCGGCGCCCGAGCGCTTCAGAATCATCGCAGAGGCTATGGGCATCGACTGCCGCGGGCTGAACAACAAGGAGGTCAGAACGCGCCTCCTCCACGCCATGATCGAGCTGCGCAACGCCGTCGGCATCCGCCAGCATCTTGGGCAGAAGGGAATCCGCACCGGCGACATCCCCGTGCTCTCCGCCAAAGCCGTGCTCGACCCGTGCCTGGTCACCAACCCCAAGACAGCCACCACCCGCGACATCCAAGTCATCTATGAAGAAGCGACCTGA
- the aroE gene encoding shikimate dehydrogenase, with product MLLLGIIGHPLSHTLSPVLHNWAFRELGIQASYHVWDTPPEKLPAFMAALRTLPIHGASVTIPHKEPVMPLVDRLTANAREIGAVNTLYWEDGKLWGENTDVTGFMAPLLERGTPPGTVLVLGAGGAARAAVCGLHRAGWKVLLSARTGTRADRLANSFQAEHVPWSERHEVRPDLLVNTTPLGMSGPFQGLSPWKGPLAGVSLVYDLVYNPRETPLLLQAAREGVDVVHGLPMFVHQALAQFELWTGRRFPLPQAMVLLEETLAARGKA from the coding sequence ATGCTTCTTCTCGGCATCATCGGCCACCCCCTCTCCCATACCCTGAGCCCCGTCCTGCACAACTGGGCCTTTCGCGAACTGGGCATCCAGGCCTCCTACCACGTCTGGGACACCCCCCCGGAAAAGCTCCCGGCCTTCATGGCCGCCCTGCGCACCCTGCCCATCCACGGGGCGAGCGTGACCATCCCCCACAAGGAACCGGTCATGCCCCTCGTGGACAGGCTGACGGCCAACGCGCGGGAGATCGGCGCCGTCAACACCCTGTACTGGGAGGACGGGAAGCTGTGGGGCGAAAACACCGACGTCACGGGCTTCATGGCCCCGCTTCTGGAGCGCGGCACGCCTCCCGGCACGGTCCTGGTCCTGGGTGCGGGCGGTGCGGCCCGTGCGGCGGTCTGCGGCCTGCACCGGGCAGGGTGGAAGGTCCTGCTCTCGGCCCGCACGGGCACCAGGGCCGACAGGCTGGCCAACTCCTTCCAGGCCGAACACGTGCCGTGGAGCGAACGACACGAGGTGCGGCCGGACCTGCTGGTCAACACCACGCCCCTGGGCATGTCGGGCCCCTTCCAGGGCCTCTCGCCGTGGAAAGGCCCCCTTGCCGGCGTGTCCCTGGTCTACGACCTGGTCTACAACCCGCGGGAGACCCCGCTGCTGCTCCAGGCCGCGCGCGAAGGCGTGGACGTCGTGCACGGCCTGCCCATGTTCGTGCACCAGGCCCTGGCCCAGTTCGAGCTCTGGACCGGCCGGCGCTTTCCGCTGCCGCAGGCCATGGTCCTCTTGGAGGAAACCCTGGCGGCCAGGGGCAAGGCGTGA
- a CDS encoding TrmH family RNA methyltransferase, with protein sequence MNDNPDLRSHLTPGRKPVLELLRSRPEALDTVFLDEDAPGLGDVLGQCREAGVRFRKVRRAELDRMFPGNHQGVVGRLRGRQLVDLDALIAETGRCPFPLILALDQVQDPGNVGTLARTLLALGGAGLLFPRDRTAFIGPAAAKAAAGALDRLPLCQVVNLARALDACAEAGLTIYGSAAGPASTDLFTARLDFPAVLVLGNEDKGMRPNVGKRCAAMLSIPMRGGFDSLNVAQAGAMIMTEMLRRRS encoded by the coding sequence ATGAACGACAATCCCGACCTCAGAAGCCACCTGACCCCCGGCCGCAAGCCGGTTCTCGAACTTCTCCGCTCACGGCCCGAGGCCCTCGACACGGTCTTTCTGGACGAGGACGCACCGGGACTCGGCGACGTCCTCGGTCAATGCAGGGAGGCCGGCGTGCGCTTCCGCAAGGTCCGGCGCGCCGAACTGGACCGCATGTTCCCCGGCAACCACCAGGGCGTGGTCGGCCGCCTGCGAGGACGGCAGCTCGTGGATCTGGACGCCCTCATCGCCGAAACCGGCCGCTGCCCCTTTCCCCTCATCCTGGCTCTCGATCAGGTCCAGGACCCCGGCAACGTCGGCACTCTTGCCCGCACCCTGCTCGCCCTGGGCGGAGCCGGCCTTCTTTTTCCGCGCGACCGCACGGCCTTCATCGGCCCGGCCGCGGCCAAGGCGGCGGCAGGAGCCCTGGACCGGCTGCCCCTGTGCCAGGTGGTCAACCTGGCCCGAGCCCTGGACGCCTGCGCCGAGGCGGGGCTGACGATCTACGGCTCCGCCGCCGGACCGGCGAGTACGGACCTCTTCACGGCCAGGCTCGATTTCCCGGCAGTGCTGGTGCTCGGCAACGAGGACAAGGGAATGCGCCCGAACGTGGGCAAGCGCTGCGCGGCCATGCTCTCCATCCCCATGCGGGGCGGGTTCGATTCCCTGAACGTGGCCCAGGCGGGGGCCATGATCATGACGGAGATGCTGCGCCGCAGAAGCTGA